CGACGAATCCCTCGGGGCTCGGCGGGTCGACCAGATTCCAGTCTACCGCCTCGGCTTCCTTCGGCGGCGCGGGGCCCTTTTGCCAGCCCCAGGTCATCCACGCGGGCAGCCGGTCCATCACCGGGCTCTCGTCCACGAGATACAGGGGCTCCGGCTCCGGGCGGCGCCGATGCCAGTGCACCCTTCGCGCGCTCGACGGCCTCGCCGACCTCATCCACGCCGGCAACCTCGACACGTCCACCTCACCATCCACCAGCTCCAGGTCTCGGGCCGGCTTCACTTCCTGGCCGGCCGCTGACGCATGGCCGCGCATCCACGCCGGCAGCTTGGAAACGTCGACGGCTTCGTCTTCCAGCTCCTGCCCGCGCCTCTCCCGCGCACCCGGCGCGCGCATCCACCTCGGGAGCCTGGCCACGTCTACGGGCTCGTCGAGCTCGTTTGCGGCCTCCAGCCTCCGCTCCAGCGGCAGGTCCGGCTGGATGACCCGCGCCGGGGCCACCCTCGGCGCCTCGGCAGGCAGCCCCAGGTGCCGCAGGATCTTCTTCACCACCTCCGGGTCCTGGATCACCGCGATGGGCCGCGCCCTTCCGTCGCACGCCCCGCACTGGAACACGTCCGTCTTGTAGACGCGCTTGAGCAAGCTGGCCCAGTCCATCCTGTCGTTGCGCGGCTTGGACCCTTCCTTCGGGCTGGGCGGGCTCCACGCGGGCACAATCCTCTTCCGCAGCTTCGACGCCGGCGCCAGCGCCCCGTGAAAGCGCACCAGGTTGGCCCGCGGCGGAGGAATGAGCGCCGCCAGCCGCCCCAGCAACTGCTCCCGGGTGAGCACCAGCGTACGCGTGCCGTCCTTGAGCTTCTTCCGCGTGCGGTAGACCACCCGTCCATCCGGCAGCTCCGAGAGCCGCGACAGCGAGAAGCTCGGCCTCGCCCCGTAGCGGCACAGCCGCTCCAGGCTCTCTCGGTCGTGCGCGGGGATGAAGACGTTGGCGTGCAGGGTGTAGCCCTCAGCCCGAGCG
The Deltaproteobacteria bacterium DNA segment above includes these coding regions:
- a CDS encoding transposase yields the protein MLHGVVRAELEGFVSQRRGPEGDGLPGYVEGELRRYLACGILAQGFTRVRCAGCKIERLVAFSCKGRGVCPSCGARRMSDTAARLVERVLPVTAYRQWVLTVPFPLRFRLARYPARITEVLGELQRAIRRSHRARAKALGLPGGETAAVTFVQRFGSALNLHPHLHVVVADALFVKDGEAVRTVPLPPPTNAEVAEVLARVVRRLERKERVAARDVAAEPAPDGLAREQTEAIRGVRVFAGPDERRTRATVRCARAEGYTLHANVFIPAHDRESLERLCRYGARPSFSLSRLSELPDGRVVYRTRKKLKDGTRTLVLTREQLLGRLAALIPPPRANLVRFHGALAPASKLRKRIVPAWSPPSPKEGSKPRNDRMDWASLLKRVYKTDVFQCGACDGRARPIAVIQDPEVVKKILRHLGLPAEAPRVAPARVIQPDLPLERRLEAANELDEPVDVARLPRWMRAPGARERRGQELEDEAVDVSKLPAWMRGHASAAGQEVKPARDLELVDGEVDVSRLPAWMRSARPSSARRVHWHRRRPEPEPLYLVDESPVMDRLPAWMTWGWQKGPAPPKEAEAVDWNLVDPPSPEGFV